In the genome of Cutibacterium equinum, one region contains:
- a CDS encoding NUDIX hydrolase translates to MRGRTCLNVRKRGADHVILPGGKIEPGETPLDAAIREACEETRLVLDPADLTHLGTFDAPAANRDADGIRCAVYLCHWRDSWPEPVPDSEIVEYEWTDLDHCHDDARQAPLLLERVIPALQQRGLL, encoded by the coding sequence ATGCGAGGCCGAACATGCCTCAACGTCCGCAAACGAGGAGCCGATCACGTCATTCTCCCCGGCGGAAAGATCGAGCCCGGCGAAACCCCTCTCGATGCGGCCATTCGTGAGGCGTGCGAGGAAACCCGCCTCGTCCTCGACCCGGCTGACCTCACCCATCTGGGCACCTTCGACGCCCCCGCCGCCAACCGCGACGCCGACGGTATCCGCTGCGCGGTCTACCTGTGCCACTGGCGGGATTCCTGGCCCGAACCGGTCCCCGACTCTGAGATCGTCGAATACGAGTGGACCGACCTCGACCACTGCCACGACGACGCCAGACAGGCCCCGCTGCTGCTCGAGCGGGTCATCCCGGCTCTGCAACAGCGAGGCCTGCTGTGA
- a CDS encoding aspartate:alanine exchanger family transporter: protein MTVLTDFLATHQLLTILIVLASGALLGQIKFGPLRFGAAGALFMGLVVGALDPRFGQNLGMIKGLGVVLFCYTVGLAAGSTFLSDLKRQWSLMLAGIVGLAAMAAAGLGLGRVFGLSPAHVAGLYAGVLTSPAIDAASTATHGAGDTLVGYALSYPVGVVVGLIMVALVAKRHWPAAKDNTSMAEAGLTSVSTVVDRETSIRETPGFNDDQIRMSYLLRDGEMRLATPDDDLHVGDQVLVIGNPDDVDRAVEHLGHVSDRTLTDERHEIDYRRFVVSNPALVGHTLGSIDVRGRTSGKVTRVRRGDLDMLARDDIVIQPGDRVLCVVPAHRLSDAADLFGDSEARVSQVDALSLGLGAALGLLLGALMVALPSGLQFELGAAAGPLVMGMILGAVHRTGPIRWQLPHATNAILRQLGLMLFLACVGLASGPAFLSQAISWTGLAVVGVSAITLVLGGAIVIAAAWFNKLSAQRATGAFAGFVGQPAILSYANSLVNDERIESAYGALFALGTIVKILLVQVIVLV from the coding sequence ATGACAGTACTGACCGACTTCCTTGCCACGCATCAACTGCTGACGATCCTCATCGTTCTGGCCTCTGGTGCCTTGCTGGGTCAGATCAAGTTCGGCCCGCTGAGATTTGGCGCTGCCGGAGCCCTGTTCATGGGGCTTGTCGTGGGTGCCCTCGACCCGCGTTTCGGTCAGAACCTGGGGATGATCAAGGGCTTGGGCGTCGTGCTGTTCTGTTACACCGTCGGCCTGGCTGCTGGATCAACCTTCCTGTCTGACCTGAAACGTCAGTGGAGCCTCATGCTCGCCGGCATCGTCGGATTGGCCGCCATGGCCGCAGCAGGGCTCGGGCTGGGCAGAGTGTTCGGACTGAGCCCGGCCCACGTCGCAGGGCTGTACGCCGGTGTTCTCACCTCGCCAGCCATTGACGCCGCATCGACGGCGACCCACGGCGCCGGGGACACCCTCGTCGGCTACGCATTGTCCTATCCGGTCGGCGTGGTCGTCGGACTCATCATGGTCGCCCTCGTCGCCAAACGACACTGGCCGGCCGCCAAGGACAACACCTCCATGGCTGAGGCCGGACTGACCTCGGTGTCAACGGTCGTCGACCGCGAGACCTCCATCCGCGAGACCCCCGGCTTCAACGACGACCAGATCCGCATGTCCTACCTGCTGCGCGACGGCGAGATGCGGCTGGCCACCCCTGACGACGACCTCCATGTCGGCGACCAGGTGCTTGTCATCGGTAACCCTGACGACGTCGACCGTGCCGTCGAACACCTTGGACACGTCTCGGATCGCACCCTCACCGACGAACGCCACGAGATCGACTATCGCCGCTTCGTGGTGTCCAACCCGGCCCTGGTGGGCCACACTCTCGGCAGCATCGACGTGCGTGGGCGTACCAGCGGCAAGGTGACCCGAGTGCGCCGTGGCGACCTCGACATGCTGGCCCGCGACGACATCGTCATACAACCAGGCGACCGCGTGCTGTGTGTGGTGCCGGCCCACCGCCTCTCCGACGCCGCCGACCTCTTCGGCGACTCCGAGGCCCGCGTCTCCCAGGTCGATGCCCTGTCCCTGGGGCTGGGTGCGGCCCTTGGTCTCCTGCTCGGTGCACTCATGGTGGCCTTGCCCAGCGGTCTGCAGTTCGAGCTGGGGGCCGCTGCCGGACCGCTCGTCATGGGCATGATCCTGGGGGCGGTGCACCGTACTGGCCCGATTCGCTGGCAACTGCCGCACGCCACCAACGCGATCTTGCGTCAGCTGGGTCTCATGCTCTTCCTGGCCTGTGTCGGGCTGGCGTCGGGCCCGGCCTTCCTGTCCCAGGCCATCAGTTGGACGGGCCTGGCAGTCGTCGGCGTCTCGGCGATCACCTTGGTTCTCGGCGGTGCGATCGTCATCGCGGCGGCTTGGTTCAACAAGTTGTCGGCCCAGCGTGCCACCGGCGCCTTTGCTGGTTTCGTGGGCCAGCCGGCCATCCTCAGCTACGCCAACTCGCTGGTCAACGACGAGCGCATCGAGTCGGCCTATGGTGCCCTGTTCGCGCTGGGAACCATCGTCAAGATCTTGCTGGTGCAGGTCATCGTCCTGGTGTGA
- a CDS encoding ABC transporter permease encodes MIHERRRLVPTMIAVIIGVAFVASTLMLMDSIKASTLRTQAAAVGDAAVVVTAKDRSKPIPQATVDKVAKVEGVSSVEATRNIFLQRTDNGQSAYVSGHLVAPHPDIVKGRAPSGPDEVAVNQSSADNHADVGSTITVNDMSQEKAKPVTLTVVGVLNPNARTTNTPTSQEIYLPAATLARISGESGADVLYVNSDRRAAQVVEDVSAATGSIATVRTADEERAFQAEHASQGFAAMTIFMGAFAVIALAVAAMVIVNTFTILVAQRTRTLALARCIGATRKQVRRSVLSEALTAGLIGSVVGTALGVGVTKLMLMGLKAAGSPVDTSVSVTVMSCVIPIAVGVVVTTLAALRPARRATKVAPVAALQPMTETPTRRIGRVRIVLGTLLFLAGAALVIACATADMETKVAVLCGVAGGFISFAGVLVLAPVLIGALTRAIGATHVGGVPGELAVENTQRNPSRTATTASALLIGVTLIATVATGAATGRASVTEVMNSQFPVDATVEGQGPLDAATIQDAKKTNGVAQVATVTTLTGTVEGGGNAKETIVRGVSPEFSKIVRDQSATKGLDGAHAVGSVPGVSDGDKITVTVNGNKVDLTLVVKGRDDQGIVVTQDVMTKLAPEAKPTQMQVRYNDGVDHSKTTQALSKAMSAHQGVTVTSTADQKAQIDKIINTMLGMVVGLLVISVIIAMVGVANTLGLSVVERTREIGLLRALGLTRRQVRSMFGKEALMLSGIAAILGIALGIGYGIAGSHALFDSIMTVRTSVPWLQMLAVAVVAVLAGWLASVIPGRRGAKIRPAVALAEE; translated from the coding sequence ATGATTCATGAACGTCGTCGTCTCGTACCCACCATGATCGCCGTCATCATCGGGGTGGCCTTCGTGGCCAGCACCCTCATGTTGATGGATTCGATCAAGGCGTCCACGCTGCGGACTCAGGCTGCAGCCGTCGGGGATGCCGCAGTCGTGGTGACCGCCAAGGACCGGAGCAAGCCCATTCCCCAGGCCACTGTCGACAAGGTCGCCAAGGTCGAAGGTGTGTCCTCGGTGGAGGCCACCCGTAACATCTTCCTGCAGCGCACCGACAACGGGCAATCCGCCTATGTGTCGGGCCATCTGGTTGCGCCCCACCCCGACATCGTCAAGGGGCGCGCCCCATCTGGCCCCGACGAGGTCGCCGTCAACCAGAGCAGTGCGGACAACCATGCCGACGTCGGCTCGACGATCACGGTCAACGACATGTCCCAGGAGAAGGCCAAGCCAGTCACCCTCACCGTGGTGGGCGTGCTCAACCCGAATGCTCGGACCACGAACACCCCGACCTCCCAGGAGATCTATCTGCCTGCCGCCACCCTGGCCCGCATCAGTGGCGAGTCCGGAGCGGACGTGCTGTACGTGAACTCTGACCGTCGCGCCGCCCAGGTCGTCGAGGACGTTTCCGCGGCCACCGGCTCCATCGCCACCGTCCGTACCGCCGACGAGGAGCGGGCCTTCCAGGCCGAGCACGCTTCCCAGGGGTTCGCAGCCATGACGATCTTCATGGGCGCCTTCGCCGTCATCGCCCTGGCCGTCGCGGCGATGGTGATCGTCAACACCTTCACCATCCTCGTCGCCCAGCGCACTCGCACCCTGGCTCTGGCCCGCTGCATCGGTGCCACCCGTAAGCAGGTACGTCGCTCGGTGCTCAGCGAGGCCCTCACCGCCGGTCTCATCGGATCGGTGGTCGGGACGGCTCTGGGGGTTGGTGTCACCAAACTCATGCTCATGGGCCTCAAGGCTGCCGGCTCCCCCGTCGACACGTCGGTCAGCGTCACCGTCATGTCGTGCGTCATCCCGATCGCTGTCGGAGTCGTCGTGACGACCTTGGCCGCCCTGCGACCGGCACGTCGCGCCACCAAGGTCGCCCCGGTTGCGGCCCTGCAGCCCATGACCGAGACTCCCACCCGCAGGATCGGACGGGTCCGCATCGTCCTCGGCACCCTGCTCTTCCTCGCCGGCGCGGCCCTCGTCATCGCCTGCGCCACCGCTGACATGGAGACCAAGGTCGCCGTGCTGTGCGGGGTGGCCGGTGGCTTCATCAGCTTTGCTGGCGTGCTGGTGCTGGCCCCCGTCCTCATTGGCGCGTTGACCCGAGCCATCGGAGCAACCCACGTCGGTGGGGTCCCAGGTGAGCTGGCCGTCGAGAACACCCAGCGCAACCCGAGCCGCACCGCCACCACGGCCTCGGCCCTGCTCATCGGAGTCACCCTCATCGCCACCGTTGCGACGGGAGCTGCCACCGGGCGGGCATCCGTCACCGAGGTCATGAATAGCCAATTCCCCGTCGACGCCACCGTGGAAGGCCAGGGTCCCCTCGACGCGGCGACCATCCAGGACGCCAAGAAGACCAACGGAGTCGCCCAGGTTGCCACCGTCACGACGCTGACCGGGACCGTTGAGGGAGGCGGGAATGCCAAGGAGACGATCGTCCGGGGAGTCTCACCGGAGTTCTCCAAGATCGTTCGTGACCAGTCGGCCACCAAGGGTCTCGACGGCGCTCACGCCGTAGGCTCCGTGCCAGGTGTCTCTGACGGGGACAAGATCACCGTCACCGTCAACGGCAACAAGGTTGATCTGACCTTGGTCGTCAAGGGTCGCGATGATCAAGGCATCGTCGTCACCCAGGACGTCATGACCAAGCTGGCCCCCGAGGCCAAGCCCACCCAGATGCAGGTCCGCTACAACGATGGCGTCGACCACTCCAAGACCACCCAGGCCCTGTCCAAGGCGATGTCGGCCCATCAGGGAGTGACGGTCACCTCGACGGCAGACCAGAAGGCTCAGATTGACAAGATCATCAACACCATGCTCGGCATGGTCGTCGGCCTGCTGGTGATTTCGGTCATCATCGCGATGGTGGGTGTCGCCAACACCCTTGGCTTGTCGGTGGTGGAACGCACCCGAGAGATCGGATTGCTACGAGCCCTCGGGCTGACGCGCAGGCAGGTGCGGTCGATGTTCGGCAAGGAGGCACTCATGCTCTCGGGTATCGCAGCGATCCTTGGCATCGCCCTGGGTATCGGGTACGGCATCGCCGGGTCCCACGCGCTGTTCGACTCGATCATGACTGTTCGGACATCCGTGCCGTGGCTGCAAATGCTCGCCGTGGCCGTCGTGGCGGTGCTGGCCGGATGGCTGGCCTCCGTGATCCCTGGTCGCCGGGGAGCCAAGATCCGCCCCGCCGTCGCACTGGCTGAGGAGTGA
- a CDS encoding zinc-binding dehydrogenase: MTETMLAERFHAADRSITLEDIPIPHPGPGEVLIKVAYCGICHSDLSLISGAFPPRRPVVTQGHEASGTIVELGAGVTGWKEGDRVIPSAGRPCLTCRKCRRGAFTDCLDLNLMAFAYDGAWAEYHIAQASGMTKIPDNVPMDQAALLADAVSTPYAAVVRTGKVHMGNAVAVWGVGGVGTHLVQLSKLAGGVPVIAIDLNDAVLERAKRLGADHTLRSDDPELMQKIEDITNGRMIDVAFDAVGIKPTLRACVDSLDVDGKAVSVGLSAQDIDAGPFLDFNLHRKQVLGHLGYKSQDIAMLAEMLSYHRLDLSESISRVIELKDIESGIEELESHKGNPIRILVKP, encoded by the coding sequence ATGACAGAAACCATGCTTGCTGAACGATTCCACGCCGCGGATCGGTCCATCACCCTTGAGGACATTCCGATCCCGCACCCCGGTCCCGGTGAGGTGCTCATCAAGGTCGCTTACTGCGGTATTTGCCACTCCGACCTGAGCCTCATCAGCGGTGCGTTCCCTCCCCGGCGCCCTGTCGTGACCCAGGGCCACGAGGCCTCCGGCACCATCGTCGAACTGGGTGCCGGCGTCACCGGATGGAAGGAGGGTGATCGCGTCATCCCGTCTGCTGGCCGTCCTTGCCTGACATGCCGCAAGTGCCGCCGTGGCGCCTTCACCGACTGCCTGGACCTCAACCTGATGGCCTTCGCCTACGACGGCGCATGGGCCGAGTACCACATCGCCCAGGCCTCCGGCATGACGAAGATTCCCGACAACGTCCCGATGGACCAGGCTGCCCTGCTCGCTGACGCCGTCTCCACCCCGTACGCCGCTGTCGTGCGCACCGGCAAGGTGCACATGGGCAACGCCGTCGCCGTGTGGGGCGTCGGTGGTGTCGGCACCCACCTCGTCCAGCTCTCCAAGCTGGCCGGTGGCGTCCCCGTCATCGCGATCGACCTCAATGACGCCGTTCTCGAGCGTGCCAAGCGACTCGGTGCCGACCACACCCTGCGTAGCGACGACCCCGAGCTCATGCAGAAGATCGAGGACATCACCAACGGCCGCATGATCGACGTCGCCTTCGACGCCGTCGGTATCAAGCCCACCCTGCGCGCCTGCGTCGACTCCCTCGACGTCGACGGCAAGGCAGTCTCCGTCGGTCTGTCCGCCCAGGACATCGACGCTGGCCCGTTCCTCGACTTCAACCTGCACCGCAAGCAGGTTCTGGGCCATCTCGGCTACAAGTCGCAGGACATCGCCATGCTCGCCGAGATGCTGTCCTACCACCGCCTCGACCTCTCCGAGTCGATCTCCAGGGTCATCGAGCTGAAGGACATCGAGAGCGGCATCGAGGAGCTGGAGTCCCACAAGGGCAACCCGATCCGCATCCTCGTCAAGCCCTGA
- a CDS encoding amino acid permease, protein MTEPDQQLHRSLRNRHIQLIALGGAIGTGLFYGAADSIAAAGPAIVLSYLVGGAVIYLIMRALGQMSVHHPTSGAFSEYAHRWWGDLPGFISGWNYWFNYIFVSMAELSVVGIYVNYWFPAIPRWLSAAVLLVIVTTVNLLHVRAYGEVEFWFAIIKVVAIVAMIILGLWIILFGSPSTPATGFANMWRNGGFMPHGVTGMLVGIIVVMFSFGGTELIGITAGEAEDPKRSIPKAINQVVARILIFYVGALIVMLAIVPWTKIDGTASPFVQIFDLVGVPGAAAILNLVVLTAAMSAYNSGLYANGRMLHALAHQGDAPKVLGKVNKAGSPWVGVLVSSAVTAIAVVIVGLLPEQAFMYIMSIATIAGIINWATIVITQMLFRRHLDPATRAELTFRMPGAPVTNWIVIAFLVLMIVVMSIMPQYRIAVVIGPIWLAVLTLGWWLSRRHKQTDSATA, encoded by the coding sequence ATGACCGAACCCGATCAGCAGCTGCACCGCAGTCTGCGCAACCGACACATCCAGCTCATCGCTCTGGGTGGCGCCATCGGAACCGGCCTGTTCTATGGAGCTGCCGACTCGATCGCTGCCGCCGGCCCCGCCATCGTCCTCAGTTACCTGGTGGGTGGCGCGGTGATCTATCTGATCATGCGCGCCCTCGGCCAGATGAGCGTCCACCACCCGACCTCGGGTGCCTTCAGTGAGTATGCGCACCGATGGTGGGGGGACCTGCCCGGTTTCATCTCCGGCTGGAACTACTGGTTCAACTACATCTTCGTGTCGATGGCCGAGCTGTCGGTGGTCGGAATCTACGTCAACTACTGGTTCCCGGCCATCCCCCGCTGGCTGTCGGCGGCTGTCCTGCTCGTCATCGTGACCACCGTCAACCTGCTTCACGTCCGCGCATACGGCGAGGTGGAGTTCTGGTTCGCCATCATCAAGGTTGTCGCCATCGTCGCGATGATCATTCTGGGCCTGTGGATCATCCTCTTCGGATCGCCTTCCACCCCGGCGACCGGATTCGCCAACATGTGGCGAAACGGCGGGTTCATGCCTCACGGAGTTACCGGGATGCTCGTCGGCATCATCGTCGTCATGTTCTCCTTCGGCGGCACCGAACTCATCGGCATCACTGCCGGGGAGGCCGAGGACCCGAAGCGCTCCATTCCGAAGGCCATCAACCAGGTCGTGGCACGAATCCTGATCTTCTACGTCGGGGCCCTCATCGTCATGTTAGCGATCGTCCCGTGGACCAAGATCGACGGCACCGCCAGCCCCTTCGTCCAGATCTTCGACCTCGTCGGGGTCCCGGGAGCGGCCGCCATCCTCAACCTCGTCGTACTCACCGCGGCGATGTCGGCGTACAACTCCGGGCTCTATGCCAATGGCCGGATGCTGCACGCCCTGGCCCACCAGGGTGATGCCCCCAAGGTCCTCGGCAAGGTCAACAAGGCCGGTTCCCCGTGGGTCGGCGTGCTGGTCTCCAGTGCGGTGACGGCCATCGCGGTCGTCATCGTCGGGCTGCTGCCGGAGCAAGCGTTCATGTACATCATGTCGATCGCCACGATCGCCGGCATCATCAACTGGGCGACGATCGTCATCACCCAGATGCTCTTCCGTCGCCATCTGGACCCCGCAACCCGAGCCGAGCTGACCTTCCGGATGCCAGGGGCCCCGGTCACCAACTGGATCGTCATCGCCTTCCTGGTCCTCATGATCGTCGTCATGTCGATCATGCCGCAGTATCGGATCGCCGTCGTGATCGGCCCGATCTGGCTGGCCGTCCTGACGCTGGGGTGGTGGCTGTCGCGTCGCCACAAGCAGACGGACTCAGCCACAGCCTGA